In Solanum pennellii chromosome 3, SPENNV200, a single window of DNA contains:
- the LOC107015202 gene encoding probable protein phosphatase 2C 76, translated as MMVDTGATAKGGPVVDVSLEKDDSSGYASGGWKSEDGKMSCGYSSFRGKRATMEDFYDIKTSEVDGKAVCLFGIFDGHGGSRAAEFLKGHLFQNLLKHPSFSTNTKLAISETYQKTDMEFLDSEKDTFRDDGSTASTAVLVGNHLYVANVGDSRTIISKSGKAIPLSEDHKPNRNDERRRIESAGGVVMWAGTWRVGGVLAMSRAFGNRMLKQFVVAEPEIQDQEIDEEVELLVLASDGLWDVVPNEDAISLAQAEEEPEAAARKLTETAFTRGSADNITCIVVRFNHKKAEAEGSQQG; from the exons ATGATGGTGGATACTGGTGCAACTGCTAAAGGTGGACCTGTTGTTGATGTTTCACTGGAGAAGGATGATAGTAGTGGTTACGCCAGCGGAGGATGGAAGAG TGAAGATGGAAAAATGAGTTGTGGTTATTCAAGCTTTAGAGGGAAAAGAGCCACTATGGAAGACTTTTATGACATCAAAACTTCCGAAGTTGATGGAAAGGCAGTTTGCTTATTTGGGATATTTGATG GTCATGGTGGTTCCCGAGCAGCTGAGTTTCTGAAGGGACATCTCTTTCAGAATCTATTGAAACACCCATCATTTTCAACGAACACCAAGTTGGCCATAA GTGAGACGTATCAAAAAACAGATATGGAATTCTTGGACTCTGAAAAAGATACCTTCCGAGATGATGGTTCCACTGCTTCGACAGCAGTTCTAGTTGGTAATCATCTCTATGTCGCCAATGTTGGAGACTCACGGACTATAATATCGAAGAGCGGAAAAG CGATTCCTCTTTCTGAGGATCATAAGCCCAACAGAAATGATGAGCGGAGGAGAATTGAAAGTGCCGGAGGTGTTGTGATGTGGGCTG GTACTTGGAGAGTTGGAGGTGTATTAGCGATGTCACGTGCTTTTGGCAACCGAATGTTGAAGCAATTTGTCGTTGCTGAACCTGAGATCCAG GATCAAGAGATTGATGAGGAAGTAGAACTACTTGTGCTTGCCAGTGATGGACTTTGGGATGTTGTACCAAATGAG GATGCTATTTCACTGGCTCAAGCAGAAGAAGAGCCAGAAGCAGCTGCTAGGAAGCTGACGGAAACTGCGTTTACTCGGGGTAGTGCTGATAATATTACTTGCATAGTGGTGAGGTTTAATCACAAGAAAGCTGAAGCGGAGGGGAGCCAGCAAGGCTGA
- the LOC107015060 gene encoding uncharacterized protein LOC107015060 translates to MECNKDEAFRAKKIAERKFEQKDYAGAKKFALKAQVLYPGLDDLTQMLTTFDVYISAENKISGEVDWYGVLGVSPSSDDETVKKQYRKLALVLHPDKNKSIGAEGAFQLLSEAWSLLSDKSKRLAYNQRRSSKGPQQKQQKVPVPSGGPSAPPRNGFHNFTSRTSGSKTQKNASRMPSSSVNASSNQRSDTFWTICHRCKMHYEYLKIYLNHTLLCPNCHEAFMATETSPPFNHSKPSNSTSQWQQNLRNHAPNGNQFPIGRNASAGKTAGSAAAHSNTAKYSNFQQDPFSRMGGVGSSDPSIAAKAANVVQQAHERMKRERDDSQTRQTAFKQRRLDEDGMRFASNAPHYAERTYGFSSSKLISTRELTPLENRNMLMGKARKEILKKLNEWRLQQQDAQKHKVKERKKEKQRTANVLGHNVNGNVESSAMKGVKKAVNASANDAHQEDPVQETMNVPDPDFHNFDQDRSESCFEDNEVWASYDADDGMPRFYALINKVISREPFKVRLSWLNSKTNTEFGPMEWVASGFYKTSGEFRIGRYETGKSVNSFSHKVRWSKGPRGTVLIYPQKGDVWALFRNWSADWNQNTPDDVIHKYDMVLVLDDYNEEQGISVAPLIKVAGFKTVFRPDLNPEKMMRITREEMFRFSHQVPSHLLTGEEGQNAPKGCQELDPAATPLELLQTVTETNEVPAMQNDKEANGGSSQNVQETKTSEAADHTLKSREGGMVESEGAP, encoded by the coding sequence ATGGAGTGTAATAAAGATGAAGCCTTCAGAGCAAAAAAAATTGCAGAGCGGAAGTTTGAACAGAAGGATTATGCTGGTGCAAAGAAATTTGCCTTGAAAGCTCAGGTTTTGTATCCAGGGCTTGACGATTTAACCCAGATGTTAACGACATTTGATGTTTACATCTCTGCCGAAAACAAAATAAGTGGGGAAGTGGATTGGTATGGGGTACTTGGTGTGAGCCCGTCAAGTGATGATGAAACGGTAAAGAAACAGTACAGGAAGCTAGCTCTTGTCCTCCACcctgataaaaataaatctatTGGTGCTGAAGGTGCATTTCAACTTCTCTCTGAGGCCTGGAGCTTGTTATCTGATAAATCCAAGAGGTTGGCATATAACCAGAGAAGGAGTTCAAAAGGTCCCCAGCAGAAACAACAGAAAGTTCCAGTGCCCTCAGGTGGTCCATCAGCACCTCCACGAAATGGATTTCATAATTTTACTAGTAGAACTTCAGGTTCAAAGACTCAGAAAAATGCTTCTCGGATGCCCTCTTCATCAGTCAATGCTTCATCCAATCAAAGAAGTGATACTTTCTGGACCATTTGCCACCGTTGCAAGATGCATTACGAGTATTTGAAGATATATCTCAACCACACTCTTCTTTGCCCCAACTGTCATGAAGCTTTTATGGCTACAGAAACATCCCCACCGTTCAATCATTCAAAACCATCCAATTCTACTAGTCAGTGGCAGCAGAATCTAAGGAATCATGCACCTAATGGAAATCAGTTCCCTATAGGAAGAAATGCTAGTGCTGGTAAAACAGCAGGATCAGCAGCAGCACATTCTAATACTGCGAAATACTCAAATTTTCAGCAGGATCCATTTTCCAGAATGGGTGGTGTTGGTAGCTCGGATCCTTCCATTGCAGCAAAAGCAGCAAATGTTGTCCAGCAGGCACATGAGAGAATGAAAAGAGAACGCGATGATTCACAGACTAGACAGACAGCTTTTAAACAGAGAAGGCTCGATGAGGATGGAATGCGTTTTGCATCCAATGCACCGCACTATGCAGAAAGGACTTATGGTTTTTCTTCTAGCAAGCTTATTAGTACCAGGGAGCTGACACCACTTGAAAATCGGAACATGCTGATGGGGAAAGCTCGGAAGGAGATACTTAAGAAGTTGAATGAATGGAGATTGCAGCAGCAAGATGCACAAAAACACAAGGTAAAAGAGCGCAAAAAGGAAAAACAGAGGACTGCTAATGTTCTTGGTCACAATGTAAACGGGAATGTAGAGTCATCAGCTATGAAGGGAGTAAAGAAAGCTGTCAATGCTTCAGCTAATGATGCACATCAAGAGGATCCAGTGCAAGAAACAATGAATGTACCAGATCCTGATTTTCACAATTTCGATCAGGATAGGAGCGAAAGTTGTTTTGAAGACAATGAAGTCTGGGCTTCATATGATGctgatgatggcatgccccgTTTCTATGCTCTGATTAACAAAGTCATCTCAAGGGAACCATTTAAAGTGAGGCTCAGTTGGCTTAATTCAAAAACAAACACTGAATTTGGTCCAATGGAGTGGGTAGCTTCAGGTTTCTACAAAACTTCTGGTGAGTTTAGGATTGGCAGATATGAAACGGGTAAGTCGGTGAATTCCTTCTCCCACAAGGTTCGATGGTCAAAGGGCCCTCGTGGAACTGTTCTAATATATCCCCAAAAGGGGGATGTTTGGGCCCTCTTCAGAAATTGGTCTGCTGACTGGAATCAGAATACACCTGATGATGTTATACACAAGTATGACATGGTCCTAGTTCTTGATGATTACAATGAAGAGCAAGGAATTTCAGTAGCTCCTCTCATCAAAGTTGCTGGTTTTAAGACAGTCTTTCGTCCAGACTTGAATCCAGAGAAGATGATGAGAATAACCAGAGAAGAGATGTTTCGTTTCTCTCATCAGGTCCCAAGCCACTTGCTTACAGGTGAAGAAGGTCAAAATGCTCCAAAGGGTTGCCAGGAGCTTGATCCAGCTGCTACTCCATTGGAGCTTCTTCAGACAGTAACAGAAACTAATGAGGTGCCAGCCATGCAGAACGACAAGGAGGCTAATGGAGGTTCATCACAGAATGTTCAGGAAACAAAAACTAGTGAGGCTGCTGATCATACTCTCAAATCTAGGGAAGGCGGGATGGTAGAAAGTGAAGGAGCTCCATGA